In the genome of Nakaseomyces glabratus chromosome C, complete sequence, the window aatttttggATAGATATACCATCATTATGAATAAAGTAAGAACCATGTTCtgtgaatatatatatatatgttgGGATGTTGTGAACTATTAGTATATACAATTGTCAATGAGGACTTTCGTTGAGCCTTTTATTACTTAGTACCATGATACCAAGCTTTGCCGATGTCATTATACCTCTCTATCTCTTTTTCAGTGAATTTTACTAGCTTGCCTGTCGAGAGTGAATCTGGTGTATCCTCTAAGAAGGCGCAATACCAATAGTGCGCGCAATCGGGATATTGAAACCATTCCTGTTTTTTTACATCGGGGATAATAAAGCCTTGAATCTCAACTCGGTAAGTATAATATACTTTCGCAGTAGCTACATTTCCGTATTTGGCCTTGAAATATTCTGGGTGCCTTTTAAAATCAGCTTCTGCTTTATCTAGCTTACAATTCTTTAGCCCCCCATTGGACCACaaaatgttattattttcatctgGATGCCCCATTTGAGTGGAACACACGTAATATTTTTGCCGGCCAGGATGAAAACCAATTGGACCAAGGGCGGCTGCCCTCTGTGGGGCAATGTGGTAATCTTCACCTGCAGCCAATACaccaaattcaaaaaactCCTTATCACCGTGGACACATCCTAAAAATTTTCGATTgatatgataataattcGAGAGCACTAAAGCATGAAGcttttgctttttgttgaagataACAACACCACTATCAATAACGTTAAGACGTTTTTTGCGAAAGTAATCTATCAATGTGGTCGCTTCTGATTCATTATGTGCTTCCAGTGAAGGACCCGTTAATCTGTATTTTTGGGTAGTTCCTAATAGTTTATGCTCTTCTAATGATGGCTCAAAAAAAGGCGCCATTGCAGTGCATTTATCATAAACATCAGTGTCAGTGATTTCCCTATCTTTCCATAGCATAAGTCCTGTATCTTGATAGCCTTTCAGCTCAAAAAAATGATCGGGATGGTTGTATAGAACTACATCAGCATCTAGAAGCAttacttcttcaaaagtatTAAACATGGCTGCCAGCCACTTGTTACTAAatcttttgatattctcTTCTGCAAAGTCCGGATCAAGTATTGGTGAGAGGTTGATGACATATACTTCCTGGTTTGTCTCCTCAGCATATTGTCTGATCAGATCTTCCATCTTGGGTGTCATCTCACCACCTTTATGGACAACCTCCACAGGATATTCATTCCCTAACTTCTCCAAAACTTTAAATAATGACCGCAATAGCTTTATATCATCAGGTGCTACTGTCAACGTAATACCTCGCCCGCGGGCCTCAGCTTTCCAGTGCCCCATGAAATTAGCATTGTACTCCTTAGCACTCATCTTAGTCCGTGGCTTCGCTATAATATCTCCATTACGCACATTCTTGATTAGTGGGTACATGTACGCTTTGTCATTCCTATtcaccttcttcaagaacatgAACATCCGACTTTGGAAGTCATATGGGTCTGCAAACGGTATGTTCAACTCATCAAATACCTCAACGGGGTCGATATTGCCATTCATGAAACAGTAATTGTAGATTCTTACACGTTCAGAGCATACTTGGAATTTGTTCTTATCAGTTGCGTCATTTGTCCATTCCAAAATATCTATGTTAGTCCAATTGGAGTCCGTATAAATGCCTCTTATAAGCCACTTGCATTTGTCTTTTCTCGAACTATTGTCCCAATTTTTAAGAACTTTGGAATCCCGATCGAAGAAACGGGTAAGCCCATCCGATAGAGATTGTTTATCCCTTGATTGATTCTTGTTCATCTCATTAGATATTAATGTAAATGCTGAATTATGACCCGACCGTAATAAACCTTCAGCATATGGGTATTGATCATCGACATATATTGACTTTGGTAACGGCTCTATCGAATTTGATCTATAAAGTAACAGTAATAAAGATGTGAAGGCTAGGAAAATAATGCTATAACGTAGTCGCTTATTGTTTTGTAGATGGAATAAATGCATTTTggttaataaaaataagaCAAGATTAGATTTCTTGGACCGATATAGAGGCTAAGAAGTAACCGGGGATTTATTACCTTCAGTGGTCACTCTTTTATAACTTTGTTACATTGGAGGCATCAGGTTTTATAGATTTCTAACGCCTTTCTTGGGTGAGAGCCAAGAAAGATTCATTACTCTTTTCTGTTCAGGGATTTACATGAATCCTAGATTTTTGTAAATCTTTGACATTGTAAATTCCTTCCTGCGTAATTTTAGTAGAAAGTACTTATGATTATAAATACGACTTCAATGTTCAAAATTACTAACTACGTTGCAACTTGGCTGACCACTTGTCATTCCAGAATGATTACATTAtgaattcaagaaattggGCTTCGAAATTTGGACATAAGTTTTTTAGACATTGTCCTATGACGGAAATATGGCGTGTTCATCTCAATCATAATTTAAAGGACATGCTACTGGATGAACACTAAGGTGGGCTTGATTTATCTCATGCCCAAAATCATGCAATACTCTGCATCTTAATTAAGTAGTGCTGTGCCTGTTTTCATTCATTAATATTGTAAAAAACTTAATTTTGGAATGAGGTATTATTGGCTATTCATGGGGTTAATGatttattgatgaagcATGATATTTAGTATAGAATCAGCAACTCAGATCCTTTATATAGACTAGTATCTATTATTACTTTACGACCTAACCTTTTATCAATATGTTACAgctttcaaaaaaaaattaatctATATTGCTACTATAAACAGGATGTGggttttgatttttatGAATATGAAGTGCCTTCAAACCACACACTGGCAATATCCTTATATATTTGCCTGTTCTTTCTGCTGAATCTGACAAGCTTTCCGGTATTGCTATCTACTGGAGGATCGGCAACGAAAGCACAATAAACATAGCGTTTACACTCTGGATATTGAATCCAATTATGCTTGCTTATATCTGGTATAATAAAACCTTGAATATCTATTGGCTTGCTATAATGGGCTTCGAGTGTCTTAACATCTCCATACTTAGCTTTGAAGTACTTCGGATTTTCATTAAAATCATCAGCTGCAGAATTTGCTTTACAGTTCATTAATCCTCCATTTGACCAcaacaaattattattttcatcagcATGTCCCATCTGTGCGGAACATATGTAATACTTATCTTTAGCGGAATGATATTCTATTGATCCAATCGCAGAAGCCTTATCTTTTTCTATGTGGTAATCTTCTCCTGCAGCAAAAGCaccaaattcaaaatattcCTTGTCACCGTAGACACAGCCTGCAAACTTACGACTGATATGGAAGTATTCGGCAGTCATGAGAGCATGTAGCTTTTGCCTTTTGTTATACACTACAACGCCACTATCAATGATCGTTACAATCTTTTTATGGAAATATTCATAAAGCGTTCTTGCTTCTGGTTCATTGTGAATCTTTAAGGATGATTCTGTTAGTCTATATTTCTGTCTAGTGCCTAGCAAGCTATATTCCTCTACAGAGGGTTCTAAATGGGGAGCTAGCGCTGCACATCTATCTGGTGTCTCTAGTGCAGTCAACTCTCTATCTCTCCATAACAAGAGCCCTGTATCTTGATAGCCTTTCATTTTAAAAAAGTGTTCCGGTTCAGTGTAAAGAACAACATCGGCATCTAGTAGTAaagcttcttcaaaagtatTAAACATAGATGCAAAccatttattttgaaattttgtaattctcTGGATAGCAAAAGCGGGATCTAGGATTGGAGCTAGGtcaattatatatacatcTTGCTCTGTTTCTAACGcgtatttttttataagCGATTCCATTTTAGGTGTCATTTCACCCCCCTTTTGAATTATTTGCACAGGATATTCATTCCCTTGCCTTTGGAGAACTTTAAATAAAGATCGCAGAAGTTTAATATCACCGGGTGCTATGGTTAGTGTGATACCCTTTCCCTTTGATTCTCGCTTCCAATGGCCCATGAAGTTTGAATTGTACTCTCTTGGAGATAGTTTTGTTGGCGGTTTGGCAATTATTTCACCATTACGGACGTTTTTGATCAATGGATATAAATATGCCTCATCATCAGAAGAAGTCTTCCTTAAAAATATTACCATCCTTTTTTGGAAATCGTAGGCATCTGTGAATGGTATACTCAAGTCATCAAAAAACTGTAAAGGATTAATGTTTCCATTTAGAAAacaataattatatattcttaAATTCTCAGCTGCTACTTTAAACGTATTGTTATATTGCCCATTTTTTGAGTATTCGAATATATCACGATTGTCCCAGTTGGGATCTGAATATAGTGAACTAATTAGCCACTTACACTTATCTTGTCTTGAGCTTGTATTCCAGTGCattaaaattttataatCATAATCAACGcttgaaaatattcttttgtaGATCGGATCTTTATCCCAGTTTTCACTAACTCTTTGGAGCTTTTGGCTCATAAATGTATAAGCTGAATTGCCTTCAGAATGTAAAAGCCCTTCATTATAGGGAAACTTTTCTTCTGCAAAAACAGATATGCTTGTgtcatttcttctttgtgTGTGCCTGGCAATGAACATAAACAAACCCAAAAATAGCACAAATAGAATACTATATCGTTTTACTCGCCTTTGAAGCAAGTACCGTGCTAGTAGCGACATACTCTTATACACCTAGTACCCGATCGCTTCTGTCAACGTCCCCGCTCGGTTACTGTGCATTCCTAACCCCCACAGATACAATGACTACAGCAATACTTCCACAACCACTTATCTCACTTCAGAAATGCTCTCATAACACTTTCCCGCCAGCAATCTCTCACTACCACAACACCCTTCCCATTGTTCCCTCGAGACTCACGCTGGCAGATCGCTTTCGGTAAATCCTTTGTAAACTAACTTTTTCACCAGGGTCTGCGCTGTTTCTCTGGCAACCTCGAGGACTCCCGTCGACTGGTGATGTGAGATAAAGCTGTCCTGGATGTTCCCATCAACAAGTCTTcataaaataattatagCAAAACACTAGTGTTCTATGGGACTGTTTTTATCAAagtatataatttttttctgtctTGTCTCTTGGTGTGTAATAAACAGGATGTGCAATATCAttcttgatatttttttgatcgAAATTACGTATTAATCGTGATCATAATATAGTCTAAGATTCTAGACATTATGTCTCAGCATAGCTCCTGATAAGTGGTGGAGCTTTAATTATTGAGTAATCGACTTTTTGCATGATGGAATACctcaaatatatatttctcGCGATAGAAACTATTCCATCACATAAAAGCACCTTGTTTGCTTTTTTAGCAGGTGTGTCATTAATAATAGAGTAAGTTTATTTCATTGGTTTATAATGACTCAATAGCCAGTCTGATG includes:
- a CDS encoding alpha-mannosyltransferase (CAGL0C03982g~Has domain(s) with predicted transferase activity, transferring glycosyl groups activity and role in protein glycosylation) → MSLLARYLLQRRVKRYSILFVLFLGLFMFIARHTQRRNDTSISVFAEEKFPYNEGLLHSEGNSAYTFMSQKLQRVSENWDKDPIYKRIFSSVDYDYKILMHWNTSSRQDKCKWLISSLYSDPNWDNRDIFEYSKNGQYNNTFKVAAENLRIYNYCFLNGNINPLQFFDDLSIPFTDAYDFQKRMVIFLRKTSSDDEAYLYPLIKNVRNGEIIAKPPTKLSPREYNSNFMGHWKRESKGKGITLTIAPGDIKLLRSLFKVLQRQGNEYPVQIIQKGGEMTPKMESLIKKYALETEQDVYIIDLAPILDPAFAIQRITKFQNKWFASMFNTFEEALLLDADVVLYTEPEHFFKMKGYQDTGLLLWRDRELTALETPDRCAALAPHLEPSVEEYSLLGTRQKYRLTESSLKIHNEPEARTLYEYFHKKIVTIIDSGVVVYNKRQKLHALMTAEYFHISRKFAGCVYGDKEYFEFGAFAAGEDYHIEKDKASAIGSIEYHSAKDKYYICSAQMGHADENNNLLWSNGGLMNCKANSAADDFNENPKYFKAKYGDVKTLEAHYSKPIDIQGFIIPDISKHNWIQYPECKRYVYCAFVADPPVDSNTGKLVRFSRKNRQIYKDIASVWFEGTSYS
- a CDS encoding alpha-mannosyltransferase (CAGL0C03960g~Has domain(s) with predicted transferase activity, transferring glycosyl groups activity and role in protein glycosylation); amino-acid sequence: MHLFHLQNNKRLRYSIIFLAFTSLLLLLYRSNSIEPLPKSIYVDDQYPYAEGLLRSGHNSAFTLISNEMNKNQSRDKQSLSDGLTRFFDRDSKVLKNWDNSSRKDKCKWLIRGIYTDSNWTNIDILEWTNDATDKNKFQVCSERVRIYNYCFMNGNIDPVEVFDELNIPFADPYDFQSRMFMFLKKVNRNDKAYMYPLIKNVRNGDIIAKPRTKMSAKEYNANFMGHWKAEARGRGITLTVAPDDIKLLRSLFKVLEKLGNEYPVEVVHKGGEMTPKMEDLIRQYAEETNQEVYVINLSPILDPDFAEENIKRFSNKWLAAMFNTFEEVMLLDADVVLYNHPDHFFELKGYQDTGLMLWKDREITDTDVYDKCTAMAPFFEPSLEEHKLLGTTQKYRLTGPSLEAHNESEATTLIDYFRKKRLNVIDSGVVIFNKKQKLHALVLSNYYHINRKFLGCVHGDKEFFEFGVLAAGEDYHIAPQRAAALGPIGFHPGRQKYYVCSTQMGHPDENNNILWSNGGLKNCKLDKAEADFKRHPEYFKAKYGNVATAKVYYTYRVEIQGFIIPDVKKQEWFQYPDCAHYWYCAFLEDTPDSLSTGKLVKFTEKEIERYNDIGKAWYHGTK